Proteins found in one Flavobacterium channae genomic segment:
- a CDS encoding translocation/assembly module TamB domain-containing protein — protein sequence MGILLTLPFVQTALGKYATEELNKSFGTNIKIDKIAITPFGSVKLGDVLVLDHHQDTLFYIKKLNTSILSFKKIYDPGHPYLKDVVLHGLDVRIVNYKNEKFTNLDKFIEAFDDGTPSSGKFRMKANKMTVFNGRFQYIDHNLQTPKMLDFTKLNGEIDDFYIKGANVTTFIDRLSFKDHRGLEVENITADFTYTKKNILLERLAMKTSASEMMGKVELRYNRQDFSDFNNKVVFDVQFDKASIASNDLNYFYNEFGKNNVFYVDTHLVGTLNNFTTHNLRLVDKNQSEIIGTVNFRNLFGKGNQSFYMNGNFDRLTSSYERLNKILPRILGNNLPSALDKLGTVNVVGGVELTQKYINADIYLMSKLGELESNLSMQNIDYIDNALYKGTLILNDFDLGTLLGKKDIGRATVDLDVDGRGFTQKLLNTAIKGDIHKFYYNGYNYQKITVDGSMKMPYYKGYFNSNDPNLKMDFDGVIDLSLKAKNYDFKAQIDYADLYLLKFVKNDSISIFKGNIDFKAHGNSVDDLAGNLKLDNIYYQNSKDSYFFEDFEVVSSFDVNQVRTIDINSPDIVTGQIVGKYKVNQLQKMIENALGSLYANYSPNKLDKGQFLNFDLTLHDKIVDVFIPDVKISENTKLKGKISGDEGKFIFDFSSPNIVAYENTIENLKIDIDNKNPLYNAYITVDSIKTKSYKIADFNLINVTLNDTLFVRSEFKGGAKAQDTYDLNLYHTINENKLSILGFKKSEIRFKDYLWFINEGETNDNKIVFDKYLKNFDFEKLSLSHNNQKIDFFGTMRDSTYKDFKLSFNDVDLNKLTPSLDSLSFGGKINGFVNYKQDRNKYEPISNLTIDSLKINQFLLGDLDFEIEGNENFNQFVVNSTLKQDGKEHFFLDGDINFVGQQSSLDLEAGFDKFNLAPFGSLLGSVLSDVRGNATGRTTIHGSLTEPEMDGRLYLNDAGMRVPYLNVDYAFEKNAIVDLTEHQFSLRKIEVTDTKYHTKGVIDGTIRHQNLGDWELDLHLVSDNILALDTKDSEDAYYYGTAFMKGKASITGSVDALNIKVAGESEKGTTIKIPINDDEDLGNNSFINFMTKEEYQKSLLGKIAKENKYQGIELDFNFDIDPDADIEIILNRETGHAMKGTGVGSMQMNINTLGKFEMFGDFIVQEGQYNFKYGGIIDKKFNVEKGGTIRWDGEPMNAVLDLKATYKTMANPAVLVESASFNRKVDTNVTILLNGNLSNPQPDFNIDFPNVSSVLKSEIDYKLQDKDTRQTQAFALLATGSFVTAESTGNAAYGSLIEGASSIINGLFADADSNLQLGLDYSQGNRLTDISDRVGVTMNTRINDRITINGKVGVPVGGVTESVIVGNLEVLMQINEDGTLNAHVFNRENDINYVGEGIGYTQGLGITYNVEFDTFKEMIQKIFSKNKKKTATSNSNDELPDSEFPPEFIDFINQRKTKSSEVKKEEQLKVPEID from the coding sequence TTGGGTATACTGCTTACGTTGCCTTTTGTACAAACCGCTCTTGGTAAATATGCTACAGAGGAATTAAACAAATCGTTTGGTACCAATATAAAAATTGATAAAATTGCGATAACTCCTTTTGGAAGTGTAAAATTAGGTGATGTTTTGGTTTTGGATCATCATCAAGATACTTTGTTTTACATTAAAAAATTAAATACTTCTATTTTAAGTTTTAAGAAAATTTACGATCCAGGTCATCCATATTTAAAAGACGTAGTACTTCATGGATTAGATGTTAGGATTGTAAATTATAAAAATGAAAAATTTACAAATCTTGATAAGTTTATAGAAGCTTTTGATGATGGAACGCCTTCTTCGGGTAAGTTTAGAATGAAAGCAAATAAAATGACTGTTTTTAATGGTCGTTTTCAATATATTGATCATAATCTTCAAACTCCTAAAATGCTCGATTTTACTAAACTTAATGGTGAAATTGATGATTTTTATATAAAAGGAGCAAACGTAACAACTTTTATCGACCGTTTATCATTTAAAGACCATAGAGGTTTAGAAGTTGAGAATATTACGGCTGATTTTACTTATACCAAAAAGAATATTTTACTTGAGCGTTTAGCAATGAAAACTTCAGCATCTGAAATGATGGGTAAAGTTGAGCTTAGGTATAACCGACAAGATTTTTCAGATTTTAATAATAAAGTTGTTTTTGATGTACAATTTGATAAAGCTTCAATTGCTTCAAACGATTTGAATTATTTTTATAATGAATTTGGAAAAAACAACGTGTTTTATGTTGATACGCATTTGGTAGGAACATTGAACAATTTTACTACGCATAATTTAAGATTAGTAGATAAAAATCAATCTGAAATAATTGGAACAGTAAATTTTAGAAATTTATTTGGTAAAGGAAATCAAAGTTTTTACATGAATGGAAATTTTGATAGACTAACTTCAAGCTATGAGCGATTAAATAAAATATTACCAAGAATTTTAGGAAACAATCTTCCGTCTGCTTTAGATAAATTAGGAACTGTAAATGTTGTTGGAGGAGTAGAACTAACTCAGAAATACATAAATGCCGATATTTATCTAATGTCGAAATTAGGTGAATTAGAAAGTAATCTTTCTATGCAAAATATCGATTATATTGATAATGCATTATACAAAGGAACTTTAATTCTAAATGATTTTGATTTAGGAACCTTATTAGGAAAGAAAGATATTGGTAGAGCAACTGTTGATTTAGATGTTGATGGTCGTGGTTTTACGCAAAAATTACTAAATACAGCAATTAAAGGAGATATTCATAAGTTTTATTACAACGGTTATAACTATCAAAAAATTACGGTTGATGGGAGTATGAAAATGCCTTATTATAAAGGATATTTCAATAGTAACGATCCGAATCTTAAAATGGATTTTGATGGCGTAATTGATTTAAGTTTAAAGGCTAAAAACTACGATTTTAAAGCACAAATCGATTATGCGGATTTGTATTTACTTAAGTTTGTTAAAAACGATTCCATTTCTATTTTTAAAGGAAATATCGATTTTAAAGCTCATGGAAATTCGGTTGATGATTTAGCTGGAAATTTAAAATTGGATAATATTTACTATCAAAACAGTAAAGATTCGTACTTTTTTGAGGATTTTGAAGTTGTTTCATCGTTTGATGTTAATCAAGTTAGAACAATTGATATTAATTCTCCTGATATTGTTACTGGTCAAATTGTAGGTAAATACAAAGTAAATCAATTGCAAAAAATGATTGAAAATGCTTTGGGAAGTTTGTATGCCAATTATTCTCCAAATAAATTAGACAAAGGGCAATTCTTAAATTTTGATTTAACATTACACGATAAAATTGTTGATGTTTTCATTCCAGATGTTAAAATTTCAGAAAACACTAAGTTAAAAGGTAAAATAAGTGGAGATGAAGGTAAATTTATATTCGACTTTTCTTCGCCAAACATTGTGGCTTACGAGAATACTATCGAAAATTTAAAAATAGATATCGATAATAAAAATCCATTATATAACGCTTATATAACGGTTGATTCAATAAAAACCAAATCATATAAAATAGCGGATTTTAATTTAATCAATGTTACTTTAAATGATACGTTGTTTGTGCGTTCCGAATTTAAAGGAGGAGCAAAAGCTCAAGATACATATGATTTGAACTTATATCACACAATTAATGAGAACAAACTGTCAATCTTAGGATTTAAAAAGTCAGAAATTAGATTTAAAGATTACTTGTGGTTTATTAATGAAGGTGAAACTAATGATAATAAAATTGTTTTCGACAAATATTTGAAAAATTTCGATTTCGAAAAATTAAGTTTATCTCATAATAATCAAAAGATTGATTTCTTTGGAACAATGCGAGATTCTACTTATAAAGATTTCAAATTATCGTTTAACGATGTCGATTTGAATAAATTGACTCCTTCATTAGATAGTTTATCTTTTGGTGGAAAGATTAACGGATTTGTCAATTATAAACAAGACAGAAATAAATACGAACCAATTTCTAACCTAACAATTGATAGTTTAAAAATCAATCAGTTTTTGTTAGGTGATTTGGATTTTGAAATAGAAGGAAATGAGAACTTCAATCAGTTTGTGGTTAATTCAACATTGAAACAAGATGGAAAAGAGCATTTTTTCCTTGATGGTGACATTAACTTCGTTGGACAACAATCAAGTTTGGATTTAGAAGCAGGTTTCGATAAATTTAATTTGGCACCTTTTGGTTCATTATTAGGAAGTGTGCTTTCGGATGTAAGAGGTAATGCAACTGGTCGAACTACAATTCATGGGTCATTAACTGAACCCGAAATGGATGGTCGACTTTACCTTAATGATGCTGGTATGCGAGTTCCATATTTGAATGTCGATTACGCATTTGAAAAAAACGCCATTGTAGACTTAACCGAGCATCAATTTAGTTTACGAAAGATAGAAGTTACCGATACAAAGTATCATACTAAAGGTGTTATTGATGGAACAATAAGACATCAAAATCTTGGAGATTGGGAATTAGATTTACATTTAGTTTCGGATAATATTTTAGCCTTAGATACTAAAGATTCTGAAGATGCTTATTACTACGGAACTGCTTTCATGAAAGGGAAAGCGAGTATTACAGGTTCAGTAGATGCATTAAATATTAAGGTAGCTGGTGAGTCTGAAAAAGGAACTACAATTAAAATCCCTATAAATGATGATGAAGATTTAGGAAACAATTCTTTTATCAATTTTATGACGAAAGAAGAATATCAAAAATCATTATTAGGTAAAATTGCTAAAGAAAATAAATACCAAGGTATTGAATTGGATTTCAATTTTGATATTGATCCTGATGCAGATATCGAAATTATTTTAAATAGAGAAACGGGTCATGCAATGAAAGGAACTGGTGTAGGTTCTATGCAAATGAATATTAATACACTAGGGAAGTTTGAAATGTTTGGTGACTTCATCGTTCAAGAAGGACAATATAACTTTAAATATGGAGGTATTATTGATAAAAAATTCAATGTAGAAAAAGGAGGGACTATTCGTTGGGATGGCGAACCAATGAATGCGGTTTTAGATTTAAAAGCAACTTATAAAACAATGGCTAATCCAGCTGTTTTAGTAGAAAGTGCTTCATTTAATAGAAAAGTAGATACAAATGTGACAATTTTATTAAATGGTAATTTAAGCAATCCACAGCCTGATTTTAATATCGATTTTCCAAATGTAAGTTCGGTTTTAAAAAGCGAAATAGATTATAAGTTACAAGATAAAGACACGCGTCAAACACAAGCTTTTGCCTTATTGGCTACTGGTTCTTTTGTAACGGCAGAATCTACAGGAAATGCGGCTTATGGTTCGTTGATTGAAGGAGCTAGTTCAATTATCAATGGATTATTTGCCGATGCAGATAGTAATTTACAATTAGGTTTAGATTATTCTCAAGGTAACAGACTTACCGATATTTCAGATAGAGTAGGTGTTACTATGAACACCCGTATTAATGATAGAATTACGATTAATGGAAAAGTCGGAGTTCCTGTAGGAGGTGTTACAGAATCGGTTATTGTGGGTAATTTGGAGGTATTAATGCAAATAAATGAAGACGGAACATTAAATGCTCACGTATTTAATAGAGAAAATGATATCAACTATGTAGGGGAAGGTATAGGTTATACACAAGGTTTAGGTATAACTTATAATGTAGAGTTTGATACTTTTAAAGAAATGATTCAAAAGATCTTCAGTAAGAATAAAAAGAAAACTGCTACTTCAAATTCAAATGATGAATTACCTGATTCTGAATTCCCACCAGAATTTATAGATTTCATCAATCAAAGAAAAACTAAGTCTTCAGAAGTTAAAAAAGAGGAACAATTGAAAGTTCCAGAAATCGATTAA
- the tsaD gene encoding tRNA (adenosine(37)-N6)-threonylcarbamoyltransferase complex transferase subunit TsaD → MTEKKIYTLAIESSCDDTSAAVLCNDVVLSNIVARQAIHEEYGGVVPELASRAHQQNIVPVVDVAIKKAGITKNDLNCIAFTQGPGLMGSLLVGGSFAKSMSMALDIPLIAINHMKAHILAHFIDEEGYDKPTFPFLALTISGGHTQIVKVNSFFDMEIIGETTDDAVGEAFDKSAKILGLPYPGGPLIDKFAQEGNPKAFLFTKPKVDGLNFSFSGLKTQILYFIQKNVALNPNFVEENKADICASIQYTIINILMDKLKLAVAEIGINQIAIGGGVSANSGIRSTLKEAEKKYGWKTYIPKFEYTTDNAAMIGIVGYYNFLEQNFSNAEVTSKARIEF, encoded by the coding sequence ATGACAGAAAAAAAAATATATACTTTAGCAATCGAAAGTTCTTGTGATGATACTTCCGCAGCCGTACTTTGTAACGATGTTGTTTTATCAAATATTGTGGCTCGTCAAGCGATACATGAAGAATATGGTGGCGTTGTTCCAGAGCTTGCTTCAAGAGCGCATCAGCAGAATATTGTTCCTGTTGTAGATGTGGCTATAAAAAAAGCAGGAATTACTAAAAATGACTTGAATTGTATTGCCTTTACACAAGGTCCGGGATTAATGGGTTCGTTATTAGTTGGTGGCTCATTTGCAAAATCTATGAGTATGGCTTTAGATATCCCGCTAATTGCTATCAATCACATGAAAGCGCATATTTTAGCTCATTTTATTGACGAAGAAGGTTATGACAAACCCACATTTCCTTTTTTAGCGTTGACAATTTCTGGTGGACACACACAAATTGTTAAAGTAAATAGCTTTTTTGATATGGAAATCATTGGAGAAACAACAGATGATGCCGTTGGTGAAGCTTTTGATAAATCAGCTAAAATTCTTGGACTACCTTATCCTGGCGGACCATTAATTGATAAATTTGCTCAAGAAGGAAATCCAAAAGCGTTTCTTTTTACAAAACCTAAAGTAGATGGATTAAACTTTAGTTTCAGTGGTTTAAAAACGCAAATACTTTACTTTATACAGAAAAATGTAGCTTTAAATCCAAATTTTGTTGAAGAAAATAAAGCCGATATCTGTGCATCAATTCAATACACCATTATCAATATTTTAATGGACAAGTTAAAGTTAGCTGTTGCTGAAATTGGAATCAATCAAATTGCAATTGGTGGAGGTGTTTCTGCAAATTCTGGAATTCGTTCGACATTGAAAGAAGCTGAAAAAAAGTATGGTTGGAAAACTTATATTCCAAAATTTGAATACACAACTGATAATGCTGCTATGATTGGAATTGTTGGTTATTATAATTTTCTAGAACAAAATTTTAGCAATGCTGAAGTAACTTCTAAAGCAAGAATTGAATTTTAA
- a CDS encoding 16S rRNA (uracil(1498)-N(3))-methyltransferase yields the protein MQLFYNPDIKQGNKTFFFDKEESKHIVKVLRKKEGDKVFITNGLGFLFESEIILASEKKCEVQITLETFQEPNSFYTHIAVAPTKMNDRLEWFLEKATEIGIHEITPIICDHSERKVYKIDRAEKIIQAAMKQSLHYYIPKINEPISFLQFVKSNVEGQKFIAHCEETDKKSFQKEITKNEKVTILIGPEGDFSTKEINLAIENNFIPVTLGNTRLRTETAALVSCHTIALLNE from the coding sequence ATGCAATTATTCTATAATCCCGACATAAAACAAGGCAACAAAACATTCTTTTTCGATAAAGAAGAGAGCAAACATATTGTTAAAGTTTTGCGTAAAAAAGAAGGTGATAAAGTATTTATTACAAATGGTTTAGGATTTTTATTTGAATCTGAAATCATATTAGCATCAGAAAAAAAATGTGAAGTACAAATAACGTTAGAAACATTTCAAGAACCTAATTCGTTTTACACACATATTGCAGTTGCTCCTACCAAAATGAATGATCGTTTAGAATGGTTTTTAGAAAAAGCTACTGAGATTGGTATTCATGAAATTACACCAATAATTTGCGATCATTCAGAAAGAAAAGTGTATAAAATTGATAGAGCAGAAAAGATTATTCAGGCTGCAATGAAACAATCACTTCATTATTATATTCCAAAAATTAACGAACCTATTTCGTTTTTACAGTTTGTAAAATCAAATGTCGAAGGGCAAAAATTCATTGCACATTGTGAAGAAACTGATAAAAAATCGTTTCAGAAAGAAATTACTAAAAATGAAAAAGTTACTATTTTAATTGGCCCAGAAGGCGATTTTTCTACAAAAGAAATCAATTTGGCTATTGAAAATAATTTTATTCCTGTAACTTTGGGAAATACCAGATTACGAACAGAAACCGCAGCATTAGTTTCTTGTCATACAATTGCATTATTAAATGAATAA
- a CDS encoding DUF4159 domain-containing protein — protein sequence MNKFLASVILLLWNLGFTQEIAVAKYSGGGDWYANPTSLPNLARFCNQNINTKINTKIATVEVGSAEIFTYPFVHMTGHGNVVFSANDIINLRNYLTSGGFLHIDDNYGMDEFIRKEIKKIFPDNPLTEIPSNHIIFQEPYAFAGGLPKIHEHDNKKPQAFGIFIEGRIVLLYTVETDLGDGWEDAEVHNDPQSVREKALKMGANILNYAFKN from the coding sequence ATGAATAAATTCTTAGCATCAGTAATTTTATTATTATGGAATTTGGGTTTTACCCAAGAAATTGCTGTTGCCAAGTATTCTGGAGGTGGTGATTGGTATGCAAATCCTACTTCTTTACCCAATTTAGCTAGGTTTTGTAATCAAAACATCAATACTAAAATCAACACTAAAATTGCTACTGTTGAAGTAGGAAGTGCTGAAATATTTACTTATCCATTTGTTCACATGACAGGGCATGGAAATGTAGTTTTTAGTGCTAACGACATCATCAATTTAAGAAATTATCTAACATCTGGAGGATTTTTACACATAGATGACAATTACGGTATGGACGAATTTATAAGAAAAGAAATCAAAAAGATTTTTCCAGATAATCCGCTAACTGAAATTCCTTCAAATCATATAATTTTTCAAGAACCTTATGCTTTTGCTGGTGGATTACCAAAAATTCACGAACACGACAATAAAAAACCACAAGCCTTTGGAATTTTTATTGAAGGAAGAATTGTACTGCTTTACACCGTAGAAACTGACTTAGGAGACGGTTGGGAAGATGCCGAAGTTCACAATGACCCACAAAGTGTAAGAGAAAAAGCACTAAAAATGGGTGCTAATATTTTAAACTATGCTTTTAAAAATTAA
- a CDS encoding zinc metalloprotease — protein MKKILLSAVSLLLLVSCSSEDSSNSSELATTTHSHRGCASHEVHEQQLRENPELAAKMQEIERFTENAITNGRLVNGRIEIPVVVNVLYRTAAENISLTQIQSQIDVLNKDFNAQNSDFNQVPSVFSGVKANVGITFVLDAVYRKSTTKSSWGTRDAMKKSKQGGINPTSPTTKLNLWVCTIGGGILGYAQFPGGSSATDGVVIDSRYLGTTGTATAPFNKGRTATHEVGHWMNLRHIWGDATCGSDLVSDTPTHNTANYGMPVFPHYSTCSGTPIEMTMNYMDYTDDAGMYMFSNGQKSRMLAIFASGGSRNSFAQP, from the coding sequence ATGAAAAAAATCCTTTTATCAGCAGTTTCATTACTGTTATTGGTTTCTTGTAGTAGTGAAGATTCTAGCAATTCTTCAGAATTAGCAACAACTACTCATTCTCACAGAGGATGTGCTTCACATGAAGTTCATGAACAACAGCTAAGAGAAAATCCTGAATTAGCTGCAAAAATGCAAGAAATTGAAAGATTTACTGAAAACGCAATTACAAACGGTAGACTAGTAAATGGAAGAATTGAAATTCCTGTTGTAGTAAACGTTTTATACAGAACTGCTGCTGAAAACATTTCATTAACACAAATACAATCGCAAATTGATGTTCTAAACAAAGATTTTAATGCTCAAAACAGTGATTTTAATCAAGTCCCATCTGTTTTCTCAGGTGTTAAAGCCAATGTTGGTATTACTTTTGTTTTAGACGCAGTTTACAGAAAATCAACAACTAAATCATCTTGGGGAACTCGAGATGCAATGAAAAAATCAAAACAAGGTGGAATTAACCCAACTTCTCCAACGACTAAATTAAACTTATGGGTTTGTACTATTGGTGGTGGAATTTTAGGTTATGCACAATTCCCAGGTGGTTCATCTGCTACAGATGGTGTTGTAATTGATTCAAGATATTTAGGAACTACCGGAACTGCTACAGCTCCATTTAACAAAGGTAGAACTGCAACTCACGAAGTTGGTCACTGGATGAATTTAAGACACATTTGGGGCGATGCTACTTGCGGAAGCGATTTAGTAAGCGACACACCTACTCACAATACAGCTAACTACGGGATGCCTGTTTTCCCTCACTACTCTACTTGTTCAGGCACACCAATCGAAATGACTATGAATTACATGGATTATACTGATGATGCAGGAATGTACATGTTCTCAAACGGACAAAAAAGCAGAATGCTTGCCATTTTTGCGTCAGGAGGATCACGAAATTCATTCGCTCAGCCATAA
- a CDS encoding AI-2E family transporter — protein sequence MTSKELSFGIVRAVLTLAAILLSLFFLYKIATVIVYCIVAIVFSLLLYPLVLFLRRKLKFGNTLAVVTALLLFVLLISGIVLLFVPLIVSQGENLSLLDINSLENNYNNLLTNATEYLNSHNIDLQQFTANSNLTSFSNFEFIPNFLNNLVSTIGNIGMGLASVLFISFFILKERTSFSLAFKKLLPENQKEKVLNSVEKINEMLSKYFLGLLLQLFIILILYFIVFLIFGVENALIIALLCAIFNIVPYVGPIIATFVAGILIMTSSIGTGADFSTETLPTTIYVLIGMFIVQLIDNNVSSPMIFSKSTNSHPLEIFLVILIAGILFGITGMIIAVPFYTSLKVIGKEFLPDNRIIKALTKNL from the coding sequence ATGACATCTAAAGAATTATCTTTTGGTATTGTTAGAGCAGTTTTAACACTTGCAGCAATATTACTCTCTTTATTCTTTCTATATAAAATAGCTACAGTAATAGTTTATTGCATCGTGGCAATTGTATTTTCATTACTACTCTACCCTTTGGTTTTATTTTTAAGAAGAAAACTAAAATTTGGTAACACACTTGCTGTAGTTACTGCTTTATTGTTATTTGTGTTACTAATTAGCGGTATTGTTTTACTATTTGTTCCTTTAATTGTTTCACAAGGTGAAAACTTATCGCTTTTAGATATTAATTCCTTAGAAAACAATTATAATAATTTGCTGACTAATGCAACAGAATATTTGAATTCTCATAACATCGATCTACAACAATTTACAGCAAATTCCAATTTAACTTCATTTTCAAATTTCGAATTCATTCCAAACTTCTTAAACAACTTAGTAAGTACAATTGGCAATATCGGAATGGGATTAGCTTCAGTACTTTTTATATCGTTTTTCATTCTTAAAGAAAGAACTTCTTTTTCATTGGCTTTTAAAAAGTTATTACCTGAAAATCAGAAAGAAAAAGTTTTAAATTCAGTTGAAAAAATCAATGAAATGTTATCAAAATATTTTCTTGGTTTATTATTACAACTCTTTATAATCTTAATATTGTATTTTATTGTTTTCCTCATATTTGGAGTTGAAAATGCTTTAATAATAGCGCTTTTATGTGCTATATTTAACATTGTTCCTTACGTAGGACCTATAATAGCAACTTTTGTAGCTGGAATTTTAATCATGACAAGCAGCATTGGCACTGGAGCCGATTTTAGCACAGAAACATTACCAACAACTATTTATGTTTTAATAGGAATGTTTATTGTTCAACTGATTGATAACAATGTGAGTTCGCCAATGATTTTTTCAAAAAGTACCAATTCACATCCTTTAGAAATATTCTTAGTTATCCTAATTGCAGGAATTTTATTTGGTATTACAGGAATGATTATTGCGGTTCCTTTTTACACTTCATTGAAAGTAATTGGAAAAGAATTCCTACCAGATAATAGAATCATAAAAGCATTGACGAAAAATTTATAG
- a CDS encoding class I SAM-dependent methyltransferase — protein sequence MDINQILKTDIQDFINKNLNSDSSTLALKKNPFPEVNYAEIINQISAKKKAKDKLPTWFSTENIIYPEKISIEQTSSEITAKYKASLVSGDKLIDCTGGFGIDDYYFSKQFKKVIHCELNSDLSTIVKHNFEVLEASNIECFSGNSSQIIEQLNQKFDCIYIDPSRRNDAKGKVFMLADCLPNVVDLQDFYFQFTDMILIKTAPILDLHAGLLELNNVAEIHIVAVNNEVKELLWKIVKNHSEAPTIIAVNLEKEKQTITKIESSKSYSALYSLPKKYLYEPNASIMKSGGFEAVSELFSIEKLHQHSHLFTSEELIDFPGRKFQIDSVVPFQKKEIAQNLQGKKMNVSTRNFPIKPEEIKKKYKIQDGGTVFAFFTTNLNNEKIVLLCTKL from the coding sequence TTGGATATAAATCAAATTTTAAAAACTGATATTCAAGATTTTATAAATAAAAATCTTAATTCTGATAGTTCAACATTAGCTTTAAAGAAAAATCCATTTCCAGAAGTTAATTATGCCGAGATAATTAATCAAATCAGTGCTAAAAAGAAAGCAAAAGATAAATTACCAACTTGGTTTTCTACTGAAAATATTATTTATCCTGAGAAAATATCAATCGAGCAAACATCTTCTGAAATAACCGCAAAATATAAAGCTTCATTAGTTTCTGGAGATAAATTAATTGATTGTACTGGCGGATTTGGAATAGACGATTACTATTTTTCAAAACAATTCAAAAAAGTAATTCATTGCGAATTAAATTCAGATTTATCTACAATTGTAAAACATAATTTTGAAGTTCTAGAAGCTTCAAATATTGAATGCTTTTCAGGTAATAGCTCACAAATAATAGAACAATTAAATCAGAAATTCGATTGTATTTATATTGATCCTTCCCGAAGAAACGATGCAAAAGGCAAAGTATTCATGTTAGCCGATTGTTTACCAAATGTGGTGGATTTACAAGATTTTTACTTTCAATTTACTGATATGATTCTAATTAAAACGGCTCCTATTTTAGATCTTCATGCAGGTTTATTAGAACTAAATAATGTTGCTGAAATTCATATTGTTGCGGTAAATAATGAAGTTAAAGAATTGCTTTGGAAAATTGTCAAAAATCATTCTGAAGCTCCAACTATAATAGCAGTTAACTTAGAAAAAGAGAAACAAACCATTACCAAAATTGAAAGTTCAAAAAGCTATTCAGCTCTTTATAGTTTGCCAAAAAAATATCTTTACGAACCGAATGCTTCTATAATGAAATCAGGCGGTTTTGAGGCAGTTTCCGAATTGTTTTCTATCGAAAAATTACATCAACATTCACATTTATTCACTTCTGAAGAATTAATTGATTTTCCAGGGAGAAAATTTCAAATTGATAGTGTAGTTCCATTTCAAAAGAAAGAAATAGCACAAAATCTTCAAGGAAAAAAAATGAATGTTTCTACTCGTAATTTTCCCATAAAACCAGAAGAAATCAAAAAGAAATATAAAATTCAAGATGGTGGAACAGTTTTTGCTTTTTTCACCACGAATTTAAATAATGAAAAAATAGTTTTACTTTGCACCAAATTATAA